In Kangiella profundi, one DNA window encodes the following:
- a CDS encoding DUF885 domain-containing protein → MNFIKTLFISSVISSGLLIGSLSAQAGEDYTQWLHEFFDKVEEYNLKQNPMWAASRGDESAKGKLRDVSPEAYQARKAELQKLIKELKSIQREDLSAEDQISYDMMKSQLEQQVAEIDFKTYEMPLNSEWGFHVEAAGLAQRVSFRTVEDYENYLTLLTQIPGFFQQNISNMKSGMARGFSVPKAVLEGYSDGIKAYIKDNASETAWFAPFNNFPKHFTEEQKNDLVKRAKTIIGQVVIPEYQNYLRFFEEEYYPNSKETIAAYDFPDGKAYYQNQLKLYTTLDMSPDEIHEIGLSEVKRIRAEMEQVIKDSGFEGSFAEFLEFLRTDPQFYAKTPEELIKEASYIAKRMDHKLPQFFGKLPRQPYGVVPVPEAIAPKYTTGRYSGAPLDSTRAGEYWVNTYALDKRPLYNLEALTLHEAVPGHHLQTALAKELEHLPNFRQNTYISAFGEGWGLYSEKLGLEAGFYQDPYSNFGRLTYEMWRAIRLVVDTGMHTKGWTREQAIKMMEENTALSTHNVRTEIDRYISWPAQALSYKLGELKILELRAKAEKELGPDFDIRKFHDAILANGSIPLSVLEDQIEQFISQEKQRLADES, encoded by the coding sequence ATGAACTTTATCAAGACACTCTTTATTTCAAGCGTAATTTCCAGCGGCTTATTGATTGGTAGCCTGTCAGCTCAGGCCGGTGAAGATTACACCCAATGGCTACATGAGTTTTTTGACAAGGTTGAAGAGTACAACCTTAAACAGAACCCTATGTGGGCTGCCAGTCGTGGTGATGAATCAGCTAAAGGCAAGTTGCGCGATGTTAGTCCAGAGGCTTATCAGGCCCGCAAAGCAGAATTACAGAAGCTTATTAAGGAGCTGAAGTCGATCCAGAGAGAGGATCTTTCAGCGGAAGATCAGATTAGCTATGACATGATGAAGTCGCAGTTGGAACAGCAAGTAGCGGAGATCGATTTCAAGACCTATGAAATGCCACTTAACTCAGAGTGGGGTTTTCATGTTGAAGCGGCCGGTTTGGCGCAACGAGTCAGTTTCCGGACTGTAGAGGATTACGAAAATTACCTCACCTTGTTAACGCAAATTCCAGGATTCTTCCAGCAGAATATTAGTAATATGAAATCGGGCATGGCACGCGGATTCAGTGTACCGAAAGCTGTTCTAGAAGGTTATAGCGATGGTATCAAGGCCTATATCAAAGATAATGCCAGCGAAACTGCCTGGTTTGCGCCCTTTAATAATTTCCCAAAGCACTTTACTGAAGAGCAAAAAAATGACCTGGTGAAACGAGCTAAAACTATCATCGGCCAGGTAGTTATTCCAGAGTATCAGAACTACCTCAGGTTCTTTGAAGAGGAATACTATCCAAACTCCAAGGAAACCATTGCTGCTTATGACTTCCCGGACGGTAAGGCTTATTACCAGAATCAACTAAAGCTCTACACAACACTGGATATGTCGCCAGATGAGATTCATGAAATCGGCCTGTCTGAAGTTAAACGTATTCGTGCAGAAATGGAGCAGGTCATCAAAGACAGTGGCTTTGAGGGTAGTTTTGCCGAGTTTCTAGAGTTCCTGCGTACTGACCCTCAGTTTTACGCCAAAACACCTGAAGAGCTGATAAAAGAAGCATCCTATATTGCGAAGCGAATGGACCATAAGCTACCGCAATTCTTCGGAAAGCTGCCGCGCCAGCCCTATGGAGTTGTACCTGTACCAGAAGCAATTGCGCCAAAATACACTACTGGTCGATACTCAGGAGCGCCTTTGGACAGCACACGAGCAGGTGAATATTGGGTAAACACTTACGCACTGGATAAGCGCCCGCTTTACAATCTGGAAGCGCTCACTTTGCATGAAGCTGTGCCCGGCCATCACCTGCAAACAGCGTTAGCCAAAGAGTTAGAGCACTTACCTAACTTCCGCCAAAATACCTACATTTCAGCTTTCGGTGAAGGGTGGGGGCTATATAGTGAAAAGTTGGGCTTGGAAGCCGGTTTTTATCAGGATCCTTACAGCAACTTTGGCCGACTAACTTATGAAATGTGGCGAGCAATCCGCCTGGTTGTCGATACCGGTATGCATACCAAAGGGTGGACTCGTGAGCAGGCTATAAAAATGATGGAAGAGAATACAGCGCTTTCTACTCATAATGTGCGAACTGAAATTGATCGCTACATCAGCTGGCCGGCACAAGCCCTGTCATACAAACTCGGAGAGTTAAAAATACTTGAGTTAAGAGCAAAAGCCGAGAAAGAATTGGGACCAGATTTTGATATCCGTAAATTCCATGATGCAATATTAGCCAATGGTTCAATTCCACTAAGCGTACTCGAAGACCAGATTGAGCAGTTTATTAGTCAGGAAAAACAAAGGCTAGCAGACGAAAGCTAG
- a CDS encoding RDD family protein, which translates to MSKPTSPKPLVTTPAPLAKKLGAWLYDALICIAIWFLWGLFTFPLIRWLLGVEDMQVDTGWQDTLTYKIYSILPTLLILFYFVGSHVRFGQTVGMSSWKLMLVQNNGKPVTLGQALVRDITAVLGIGMLFSLFNSKKLGWHDMISGTRVVALPDQKDD; encoded by the coding sequence ATGTCCAAACCGACTTCCCCTAAACCACTGGTCACCACCCCTGCACCACTGGCTAAAAAGCTAGGTGCATGGCTTTACGATGCACTAATCTGCATTGCCATCTGGTTTTTGTGGGGACTCTTCACTTTTCCATTGATTCGATGGTTATTAGGTGTTGAAGACATGCAAGTGGACACCGGCTGGCAGGACACGCTTACTTATAAAATTTACTCGATTCTACCCACGTTACTAATACTGTTTTACTTTGTTGGCTCTCACGTCCGCTTCGGTCAAACCGTCGGTATGAGCTCATGGAAATTGATGCTGGTACAAAATAACGGTAAGCCTGTAACTTTGGGACAGGCTTTGGTTAGAGACATAACAGCCGTTTTGGGCATAGGTATGTTATTCAGCCTGTTCAACAGTAAGAAGCTGGGCTGGCACGACATGATAAGCGGTACACGAGTGGTTGCTCTGCCCGACCAAAAAGACGATTAA
- a CDS encoding class I SAM-dependent methyltransferase — MSSLRFRYQTIEFGDTGNMDIHVRTLRDKQQFSDTNQTAENLGISSASWPIFGVVWDSSRILADLMHDFDIKGKRILEVGCGIGLASLVLNKRQADITATDYHPEVEKFLNINALLNNDQVIPFVRTGWADDDCGIGEFDLIIGSDLLYESEHVELLSDFIDQHAKPQCEVILIDPGRGHHAKFSRKMIGLGYEHAQTAAIPNEAMAKGYKGQVLRYERT; from the coding sequence ATGTCTTCCTTACGATTTCGTTACCAGACCATTGAATTTGGTGATACTGGTAATATGGATATCCATGTCCGCACACTGCGCGATAAGCAACAGTTTTCCGATACAAATCAAACAGCAGAGAATCTTGGTATCAGTTCTGCATCATGGCCGATTTTTGGAGTAGTCTGGGATTCGAGTCGAATTCTAGCCGATCTGATGCATGACTTTGATATAAAAGGTAAACGTATATTGGAAGTGGGCTGTGGTATAGGCTTGGCCAGCCTGGTGCTCAACAAGCGTCAAGCTGATATTACAGCAACCGACTATCATCCCGAAGTTGAAAAATTTCTTAACATCAATGCCTTATTAAATAATGACCAGGTGATTCCATTTGTTCGAACTGGTTGGGCTGATGATGATTGTGGTATCGGTGAGTTTGATCTCATCATTGGCAGCGATCTCTTGTATGAGTCGGAGCATGTTGAACTATTATCTGACTTTATTGATCAACATGCCAAACCGCAGTGTGAGGTGATTTTAATTGATCCGGGTCGTGGTCATCATGCCAAGTTCAGCCGAAAGATGATTGGACTCGGCTACGAGCATGCTCAAACTGCTGCAATTCCCAATGAAGCCATGGCTAAAGGCTATAAAGGACAAGTATTACGCTACGAAAGGACTTAA
- the lptG gene encoding LPS export ABC transporter permease LptG, with amino-acid sequence MNILRFYIGKTILATSIMTLIVLAVIRVLFTLIDESGDFGKGSYQFVDGLSYSLLLAPQYIYEFFPMAILIGSIAGLGLLASRSELTVMRAAGKTTMQIVGSALSYGLILIAFAIFLGEYVSPKTTRMAEDIRNRAILGDQLVKGEQGVWVKDGGKMVHVKDVIGNERMEGVSIYQFDQSQTLESVIHASSALLDNNVWQLKNGYKSIITQDGIERQRFDALEWQTNIEMENLSVLSDDPETLDIVSLYNYRQYLANNGLETQSYDLAFWRKLIQPISTAIMIILAASFVFGPMRSVSMGARVLVGVLTGMAYFFAVRTFGPVSLVFGMPAIFGAILPPAIFAAGAWYLLRRAG; translated from the coding sequence ATGAATATCCTTCGCTTCTATATTGGTAAAACCATCCTCGCTACTTCCATCATGACCTTGATTGTGTTGGCAGTCATTCGAGTACTGTTTACTTTAATAGATGAAAGCGGTGATTTTGGAAAAGGTAGCTATCAGTTTGTGGATGGCCTGTCTTATTCGCTGTTGCTTGCTCCTCAATACATCTACGAATTTTTCCCCATGGCAATCCTTATTGGATCGATTGCTGGCCTCGGTTTATTGGCTTCACGCAGTGAACTTACCGTTATGAGAGCTGCGGGCAAGACAACTATGCAGATTGTCGGCTCTGCATTGAGCTATGGTCTGATTTTAATCGCTTTTGCTATTTTCCTCGGTGAGTATGTGTCACCCAAAACCACCAGAATGGCTGAGGATATTCGTAACCGTGCAATCTTGGGCGACCAGCTGGTTAAGGGGGAGCAGGGTGTCTGGGTTAAAGATGGTGGCAAGATGGTGCATGTTAAGGACGTGATTGGTAACGAGCGTATGGAAGGTGTCTCAATCTACCAATTTGACCAAAGCCAAACCCTGGAGTCAGTTATTCATGCCTCTAGTGCCTTGCTGGATAATAACGTCTGGCAGCTTAAAAACGGTTATAAATCGATTATTACTCAGGATGGAATTGAGCGACAGCGCTTTGACGCTCTGGAGTGGCAAACCAATATCGAAATGGAGAATCTATCAGTACTGAGTGATGATCCTGAAACTCTGGATATCGTCAGTCTCTACAATTATCGACAGTATCTGGCTAATAATGGACTGGAAACCCAAAGTTATGATCTAGCATTCTGGCGCAAACTTATTCAGCCTATCAGTACCGCGATAATGATTATTCTGGCTGCTTCTTTTGTTTTTGGTCCTATGCGCAGTGTATCCATGGGGGCCAGAGTGTTGGTAGGTGTTCTAACTGGAATGGCTTATTTCTTTGCGGTACGGACTTTCGGGCCTGTCAGTCTGGTGTTTGGGATGCCTGCCATTTTTGGTGCCATTCTACCGCCAGCCATTTTTGCTGCTGGAGCATGGTATTTGTTGCGCAGAGCAGGCTAA
- the lptF gene encoding LPS export ABC transporter permease LptF, which translates to MILSRYLNREVLTSTTAILGVLFAIFMSQRIVKYLAQAAAGDISGTMVWQMVGLYSPVLIGFLLPLAFFLGCLLAFSRLYVDSEMAVLRSVGVSERFLIKMLMPAALIIALVGGAVTLWLSPQANELTYQIRDEHASKLELSMLTPGHFQMFQEGEGVVYADSSERPTQLGNFFLAEMPSETNPNTRIITAESAERFYDESIDKNFLQLNDGHVYELDENQQISKITRFESYFARLDAERSIVSRRKISATSTPELWNTADGASWAELHWRLAVPISVPLFMFLAIPLSRVRPREGKFAKMLPALMVYIGYIVLIVVFRRALESEQIPGWIGFIPIYLVMSLLVARLLYLHGRANTVKNKKQATDNEEAGS; encoded by the coding sequence TTGATTTTAAGTCGTTATTTAAATCGCGAAGTGTTAACCAGCACCACTGCAATTCTCGGGGTGCTCTTTGCTATTTTTATGAGTCAGCGCATTGTTAAATATCTGGCGCAGGCGGCGGCTGGAGATATTTCCGGGACTATGGTCTGGCAAATGGTTGGTTTATATAGCCCAGTTCTCATTGGATTCTTGCTTCCGCTGGCTTTCTTTCTAGGCTGTCTCTTAGCTTTTAGTCGTCTGTATGTTGATAGCGAGATGGCGGTATTGCGCTCAGTTGGTGTCAGTGAACGGTTCCTGATCAAAATGTTGATGCCTGCGGCATTGATTATTGCCTTAGTGGGCGGAGCCGTAACTTTATGGTTATCACCACAGGCCAATGAGTTGACCTATCAAATTCGAGATGAGCATGCCAGCAAGCTTGAACTTAGTATGCTGACTCCTGGCCACTTCCAGATGTTCCAGGAAGGCGAGGGCGTTGTCTATGCTGATTCCTCCGAACGTCCCACTCAGTTAGGTAACTTTTTCCTTGCGGAAATGCCTAGTGAGACCAATCCTAATACTCGCATTATCACAGCTGAGAGTGCTGAACGTTTTTATGACGAATCAATTGATAAGAACTTTTTGCAACTGAATGATGGCCATGTTTACGAGCTGGATGAAAATCAGCAGATTAGTAAGATCACACGCTTCGAGAGCTACTTTGCGCGACTTGATGCAGAGCGCAGCATCGTATCTCGTCGTAAAATTAGTGCCACATCAACTCCTGAACTTTGGAATACCGCAGATGGTGCCAGTTGGGCTGAGCTGCATTGGCGTCTGGCCGTTCCGATTTCGGTTCCATTATTTATGTTCTTGGCTATCCCGTTGAGTCGAGTGCGTCCCCGTGAAGGTAAGTTCGCTAAAATGCTGCCTGCGCTGATGGTTTATATTGGTTATATCGTTCTTATCGTTGTTTTCAGGCGTGCCCTGGAATCCGAGCAGATTCCTGGCTGGATAGGCTTCATACCGATTTATCTGGTGATGTCACTGTTAGTCGCTAGGCTTCTTTATTTGCATGGTCGAGCCAACACGGTAAAAAACAAAAAGCAGGCTACCGATAATGAGGAGGCTGGCTCATGA
- a CDS encoding leucyl aminopeptidase, with amino-acid sequence MEFFVKSGSPEKQKTGCLIVAVFESRKLSAQAQHIDEISEGYISAIVRRGDMEGKFGQTLLLHNVPHTSCERVLLVGCGKEREFDGSQYKKLCSKIIKFLHETGTTDAISCLPLLNVKGQDLYWKVRFAVEAANESLYQFEELKSKKSETRRPLKKMTLFVESRADLSEGEKAILHAQAISKGQSLTKDLANLPGNICNPTYLAKRAEELAKHYDAMKTTILDESELADMGAGAFVSVSQGSDEPGKLICMEYMAGGKDEKPVVFVGKGITFDTGGISIKPSASMDEMKFDMGGAASVFGVMQSIAEMNLPVNVVGVVAAAENMPSGRATRPGDVVTSLSGQTIEILNTDAEGRLVLCDALTYIERYDPDIVIDIATLTGAIIIALGHEASGMMSNHNGLANEIESASDITNDRVWRLPIWEEYHQQLKSNVADFTNLGGRAAGSITAACFLAKFTKKYRWAHLDIAGTAWNSGAKKGATGRPVPLLSQIVLNRIK; translated from the coding sequence ATGGAATTCTTTGTAAAAAGTGGCAGTCCGGAAAAACAAAAAACCGGTTGTCTGATTGTTGCTGTATTTGAGTCACGTAAACTTTCCGCTCAGGCTCAACATATTGACGAAATCAGCGAGGGCTATATTAGTGCCATCGTTCGTCGTGGCGACATGGAAGGCAAATTTGGACAAACACTTTTATTACATAATGTTCCGCATACCAGTTGTGAGCGTGTATTGCTAGTTGGCTGTGGCAAAGAGCGCGAATTTGATGGCTCTCAGTACAAAAAACTTTGTAGCAAGATTATTAAGTTTCTACATGAAACAGGCACAACTGATGCCATCAGTTGCCTACCTCTTCTTAATGTTAAAGGACAGGATCTCTACTGGAAAGTTCGTTTCGCAGTTGAAGCAGCCAATGAAAGCCTCTATCAGTTCGAAGAGCTAAAGAGCAAAAAGTCCGAAACCCGACGTCCTCTGAAAAAAATGACTTTATTCGTTGAGTCGCGTGCGGATTTATCTGAAGGCGAAAAAGCCATTCTACATGCCCAGGCAATCAGTAAAGGTCAATCATTAACCAAAGATCTCGCAAACCTGCCTGGCAATATCTGTAATCCAACCTATCTTGCCAAGCGTGCTGAAGAGTTAGCCAAGCACTATGACGCAATGAAGACAACCATTCTGGATGAGTCAGAGTTAGCCGACATGGGCGCAGGCGCGTTTGTTTCCGTTTCTCAGGGCTCCGATGAACCGGGCAAGTTAATCTGCATGGAATACATGGCTGGCGGCAAAGATGAAAAGCCAGTGGTATTCGTTGGTAAAGGCATTACTTTCGATACCGGCGGCATTTCAATTAAGCCATCTGCATCGATGGATGAAATGAAATTTGATATGGGTGGTGCGGCATCTGTATTCGGTGTGATGCAGTCTATTGCCGAAATGAACCTTCCAGTCAATGTGGTTGGTGTGGTTGCCGCAGCTGAAAATATGCCAAGTGGTCGCGCAACTCGCCCGGGCGATGTAGTGACATCTCTGTCTGGCCAGACAATCGAAATTTTGAACACTGATGCCGAAGGCCGTTTGGTGTTGTGTGACGCGTTAACCTATATCGAGCGTTATGATCCGGATATCGTTATCGACATAGCCACTTTAACAGGCGCCATCATTATCGCCTTGGGTCACGAAGCATCAGGCATGATGAGTAATCATAACGGTCTTGCTAATGAAATCGAATCTGCCAGTGATATTACCAATGATCGCGTGTGGCGCTTGCCAATCTGGGAAGAATATCATCAGCAGCTTAAGAGTAATGTAGCCGACTTTACTAACCTCGGTGGTCGTGCAGCAGGGTCCATTACTGCAGCTTGCTTCCTGGCTAAATTCACCAAGAAGTACCGTTGGGCTCACCTTGATATCGCAGGCACAGCTTGGAACAGCGGTGCCAAAAAGGGTGCAACAGGCAGACCAGTACCTTTATTGTCACAAATTGTTCTTAACCGAATCAAGTAA
- a CDS encoding DNA polymerase III subunit chi — protein MTQVEFHILESQPGEDAYLRLIGQCVKSLYKQGRKVYIHAHDQEQAHAVDEYLWALDLNEFIPHNLVGEGPAKAPPVQIGFTQPPEEQHDCLINLSRDVQPFFSYFLKCYEIVPNQEDHKESARERYKFYRGHGYPLQHKKH, from the coding sequence ATGACCCAGGTCGAGTTCCACATTCTGGAAAGCCAGCCAGGCGAAGATGCTTATCTTCGCTTGATTGGCCAATGTGTAAAAAGCCTTTATAAACAAGGGCGAAAAGTCTATATACACGCACATGATCAAGAACAGGCTCATGCAGTTGATGAGTACCTGTGGGCATTAGATTTGAACGAATTTATTCCTCATAACCTGGTTGGCGAAGGTCCAGCAAAAGCCCCGCCTGTGCAGATTGGTTTTACTCAACCTCCTGAAGAGCAGCATGACTGCCTGATCAATCTTTCGCGTGACGTGCAACCTTTTTTCAGTTATTTTCTCAAATGCTATGAGATAGTGCCAAATCAGGAAGACCATAAAGAAAGTGCTCGTGAACGCTATAAGTTCTATCGAGGGCACGGCTATCCTTTGCAACATAAAAAACATTAA
- a CDS encoding class I SAM-dependent methyltransferase: MNGFTRYALKNLKSTGSIAPSSRFLAKKIAKTIPPTAKTLIELGAGDGVITRHLLATMNDDAKLTAYELSDQLLPLLEGIKHPGFSINNHSALELTNDFEPGSVDFLLSCLPIALFDEKMKRDLLQQIHQVLSPNGLFVQYQYLPKDRRLIMEYFPETKSKWIALNIPPSFIYIAKPAK, encoded by the coding sequence ATGAATGGGTTTACCCGATACGCCCTTAAAAACCTTAAGAGCACAGGAAGCATTGCCCCAAGCTCACGCTTTCTGGCTAAGAAGATAGCGAAAACTATACCACCAACAGCTAAAACCTTAATTGAATTAGGCGCTGGAGATGGTGTGATCACACGCCATCTACTTGCAACTATGAATGATGATGCCAAATTGACAGCTTACGAGCTTTCCGACCAGCTTCTGCCTCTACTAGAGGGCATCAAGCACCCAGGCTTCAGCATCAATAATCACTCCGCATTAGAACTTACCAACGACTTTGAACCTGGTAGTGTTGATTTTTTACTGTCTTGTTTGCCGATTGCCCTGTTCGATGAAAAGATGAAACGCGATCTATTACAGCAAATTCACCAGGTTCTATCACCGAATGGTTTATTTGTTCAATACCAGTACTTACCAAAGGATCGTAGACTGATCATGGAGTACTTTCCAGAAACCAAATCCAAATGGATTGCACTGAATATTCCTCCTTCGTTCATCTATATCGCAAAACCAGCAAAATAA
- a CDS encoding valine--tRNA ligase: MEKAYDPKSIEQNLYKTWEDNDYFSPKGGDDSYCIMIPPPNVTGSLHMGHAFQHTIMDALTRYHRMKGDNTLWQPGSDHAGIATQMVVERLLDKEGKSRHDLGRDAFIDKVWEWKEHSGGTITRQMRRLGDSCDWSREAFTMDDDLSDAVLEVFVRLYEEGLIYRGQRLVNWDPKLLTAVSDLEVESHEENGHLWHLKYPLADGSGHLVVATTRPETMLGDTAVAVHPDDERYQHLIGKTIKLPLTDREIPIIADDYVEKDFGSGCVKITPAHDFNDYEMGQRHNLEMINILTPTAHISDQAPEAYRGLDRYEARKKIVEDFEQLGLLEKIEPHKLKVPRGDRSGVVIEPYLTDQWYVKIAPLAEPALKAVKDGDIKFVPENWSNTYYHWMENIQDWCISRQLWWGHQIPAWYDNDGNVYVGRSEEEVRQKHNLGDIELRRDEDVLDTWFSSALWPFATLGWPEETPELETFLPTSVLVTGFDIIFFWVARMIMMGLKFTGKVPFKEIYITGLIRDEHGQKMSKSKGNVLDPIDIIDGIDLDSLVEKRTTGMMNPKDAEKISKRTRKEFPEGIAPYGTDAMRFTFCAMASTSRDINFDLNRVEGYRNFCNKIWNAARYVLMNTEEQDTGINGGEMTLSVADRWIKSELQKTITEFEKAVANYRFDLASNALYEFTWNTYCDWYLELSKPILYGDEYSEAEKRGTRHTLVSVLESLMRLLHPFMPFITEEIWQRVAPLTGINTKKHASIMLQPFPISKVELIDDQAEQDIEWLKTIIVGVRNIRGEMNIAPGKPLNVLFRNGSEQDKTRLDSYRTFLSKLAKLESIEWLEAGQEAPMSATALAGKMEILIPMAGLIDVEQEMARLIKEKEKLEKEQQRISGKLSNKNFTDKAPEAVVNKEKEKLEEVESTLGKVAEQIKQLEAL; the protein is encoded by the coding sequence ATGGAAAAAGCATACGACCCGAAATCGATAGAACAAAACTTGTACAAGACCTGGGAAGATAATGACTATTTCTCGCCAAAAGGCGGTGATGATAGCTACTGCATCATGATCCCTCCGCCCAATGTCACGGGCAGTCTGCACATGGGCCACGCTTTCCAGCACACGATTATGGACGCGCTCACCCGTTATCACCGCATGAAAGGTGACAATACCTTATGGCAACCAGGTTCTGATCACGCCGGTATTGCAACTCAGATGGTGGTTGAACGTTTGCTGGATAAAGAAGGTAAAAGCCGCCATGACCTTGGCCGTGATGCCTTTATTGATAAAGTCTGGGAATGGAAAGAACACTCAGGTGGAACCATCACCCGCCAAATGCGTCGTTTGGGTGACTCCTGTGACTGGTCACGCGAAGCCTTTACCATGGATGATGATCTATCCGATGCAGTGCTTGAAGTTTTTGTTCGCCTCTACGAAGAAGGTCTGATTTACCGTGGTCAGCGCCTGGTTAACTGGGATCCCAAGCTGTTAACTGCCGTATCTGATCTGGAAGTTGAATCTCACGAAGAAAATGGTCATCTGTGGCATCTTAAATACCCTCTGGCTGATGGTTCAGGTCATTTAGTGGTCGCCACTACTCGTCCAGAAACCATGCTCGGCGATACTGCGGTAGCGGTTCATCCTGATGACGAGCGTTACCAGCACCTGATTGGTAAGACCATCAAGCTGCCATTAACTGATCGCGAAATTCCAATTATTGCCGATGATTATGTGGAAAAAGACTTTGGTTCCGGTTGCGTGAAGATTACTCCGGCTCACGACTTCAACGATTATGAAATGGGTCAGCGCCACAACCTTGAAATGATCAACATCCTAACTCCAACAGCTCATATCAGCGATCAAGCACCCGAGGCTTACCGCGGTTTAGACCGTTACGAAGCCCGTAAGAAGATCGTTGAAGATTTTGAACAGTTAGGCCTGTTGGAAAAAATTGAGCCGCATAAATTGAAAGTTCCTCGTGGCGATCGTAGCGGCGTCGTCATTGAGCCTTATTTGACTGATCAGTGGTACGTCAAAATCGCGCCACTGGCAGAGCCAGCGTTGAAAGCAGTTAAAGATGGTGATATTAAATTCGTACCCGAAAACTGGTCAAACACCTACTATCACTGGATGGAAAATATCCAGGACTGGTGTATCAGTCGTCAGCTTTGGTGGGGCCATCAAATCCCCGCCTGGTACGACAATGATGGTAATGTCTACGTTGGTCGCAGTGAAGAAGAGGTTCGCCAGAAGCATAATCTTGGCGATATTGAACTGCGCCGGGATGAAGATGTACTGGACACCTGGTTCTCCTCTGCCTTGTGGCCCTTCGCAACGCTTGGCTGGCCTGAAGAAACGCCTGAGTTAGAAACCTTCCTGCCTACCAGTGTACTGGTAACTGGTTTCGATATTATTTTCTTCTGGGTTGCCCGTATGATCATGATGGGGCTTAAGTTCACCGGCAAGGTTCCTTTCAAGGAAATTTACATCACAGGCCTTATTCGCGATGAACATGGCCAGAAAATGTCGAAGTCCAAAGGTAACGTACTGGATCCAATCGATATTATCGACGGCATTGATTTAGATTCTCTGGTGGAAAAGCGTACCACCGGCATGATGAACCCCAAAGATGCGGAAAAAATTTCCAAGCGTACTCGTAAAGAATTCCCAGAAGGCATCGCACCTTATGGTACTGACGCTATGCGCTTTACTTTCTGCGCAATGGCCTCAACCTCCCGCGATATTAATTTTGACCTGAACCGTGTCGAAGGTTACCGCAACTTCTGTAATAAAATCTGGAATGCGGCGCGCTACGTGCTGATGAACACTGAAGAGCAGGATACTGGTATCAATGGTGGCGAGATGACATTGAGTGTTGCCGACCGCTGGATCAAAAGTGAACTTCAGAAAACCATTACTGAGTTCGAAAAAGCCGTCGCCAATTACCGTTTTGACTTAGCATCCAATGCACTCTATGAGTTCACCTGGAATACTTACTGTGACTGGTACCTTGAGCTATCTAAACCTATATTGTATGGCGACGAGTATAGTGAAGCTGAAAAGCGTGGCACTCGTCATACGTTAGTATCTGTACTCGAAAGTCTAATGCGTTTGCTGCATCCGTTCATGCCGTTTATCACCGAAGAAATCTGGCAACGTGTTGCACCATTAACCGGGATCAATACAAAAAAGCATGCAAGCATCATGCTACAACCCTTCCCGATTTCTAAGGTTGAACTGATTGATGATCAGGCTGAGCAGGATATCGAATGGTTAAAAACTATTATTGTTGGAGTTCGTAACATTCGTGGCGAAATGAATATCGCACCAGGCAAGCCACTTAACGTATTGTTCCGCAATGGCTCCGAGCAAGACAAGACTCGTCTCGACAGCTACCGCACCTTCTTGAGCAAACTGGCTAAACTGGAATCTATTGAGTGGCTGGAAGCAGGTCAGGAAGCTCCAATGTCTGCAACTGCTTTAGCTGGAAAAATGGAAATCCTGATTCCAATGGCTGGTCTTATAGACGTAGAACAGGAGATGGCTCGTTTAATCAAAGAAAAGGAAAAGCTTGAGAAAGAGCAACAGCGTATCAGCGGCAAACTGTCTAACAAGAACTTTACTGATAAAGCTCCTGAAGCGGTCGTCAATAAAGAAAAGGAAAAGCTTGAAGAAGTTGAGTCAACGTTGGGTAAAGTCGCTGAGCAAATTAAGCAACTGGAGGCACTATGA